Part of the Streptomyces sp. NBC_01353 genome, CATCGACCGTCTGGGGGTCTACAAGTGACCACGGTTCCCCTCGCCCCGCCCCGCCGCCTGCTGGAGTTCACGCTCGACGACACGCCCGTGCGTGTCCCCGAGGGCGCGACGATCCTCGACGCCTGCCGTGCCGCCGGGAAGGATGTGCCGACCCTGTGCCACGGCGACACGCTCACCCCGAAGAACGCCTGCCGGGTGTGCGTGGTCGAGGTCGAGGGCGCGCGGACCCTCGCCCCGGCCTGCTCGCGCCTCGCCGAGCCCGGGATGGTCGTCCGTACCGACACCGAGCGCACCCGGCACAGCCGGAAGGTCGTCCTGGAGCTGCTCGCCTCCTCGGTGGATCTCTCCACCACCCCGCGCGCCGCCGAGTGGATCAAGGGGTACGGGGCGGAGCCCGACCGCTTCGGCCCGGAGGCCCGCCGGCTCGGCGAGGAGCCGCGCGTCGACAACGACCTCTATGTGCGGGACTACGACAAGTGCATCCTCTGCTACAAGTGCGTCGACGCCTGCGGCGACCAGTGGCAGAACTCGTTCGCGATCTCCGTCACGGGCCGCGGCTTCGATGCCCGGATCGCCGTCGAGCACGACGGGCCGCTCACCGAGTCCGCCTGTGTGTACTGCGGGAACTGCATCGAGGTGTGTCCGACGGGCGCGCTGAGCTTCAAGCGCGAGTTCGACATGCGGGCGGACGGCTCCTGGGACGAGGAGGCGCAGACGGAGACGACGACGGTGTGCGCGTACTGCGGAGTGGGCTGCAACCTCACGCTGCACGTGCAGGACAATGAGATCGTCAAGGTCACCTCCCCGCACGACAACCCGGTGACCCACGGCAACCTCTGCATCAAGGGCCGCTTCGGCTTCCAGCACGTACAGAATCGGGTGTAGCGATCATGGGACGGGTGACCGAGCGACGACGGGTCCTGCGGATCCGCGGCGAGGCCGTGAACGAGCGCCCGGACACGCTGGTGGCCGAGGAGCCGCTGGAGATCCGGCTGAACGGCAAGCCGCTCGCGATCACGATGCGCACGCCCGGCGACGACTTCGCACTCGCCGCCGGGTTCCTGGTCAGCGAGGGGGTGCTCGGCGCCGCGTCGGACGTACGGAACATCGTGTACTGCGCGGGCGCCAAGGACGACGGCACGAACACGTACAACGTGGTGGACGTGCAGCTGGCGCCCGGTGTCCCCGTCCCGGACATCACCCTGGAGCGGAACGTGTACACGACGTCGTCGTGCGGGCTGTGCGGCAAGGCCAGCCTGGACGCCGTACGGACCACGGCCCGCTTCCCGATCGCCGACACTCCCCCGGTCCGGCTGACCCCGGAGCTTCTGGCCCGCCTCCCCGACCGGCTGCGCGCGGCCCAGCGGGTCTTCGACCGGACCGGGGGGCTGCACGCGGCGGCGCTCTTCTCGGAGGACGGCGAGCTGCTCGACGTACGGGAGGACGTGGGCCGCCACAACGCGGTGGACAAGCTGGTGGGGCGCGCCCTGACCGACGGGCGGCTGCCGCTGGACCGGGCGGTCCTGCTGGTCTCGGGCCGGGCCTCGTTCGAGCTGGCGCAGAAGGCGGTGATGGCCGGCATCCCGGTCCTCGCGGCTGTCTCGGCGCCGTCCTCGCTCGCCGTGGACCTGGCGGTCGAGACGGGCCTGACGCTGGTGGGTTTTCTGCGCGGGCCGGACATGAACGTGTACGCGGGCGAGCACCGGATCGTCCTCGGGGCGGCAGCCTCCCACGGCTGAACCCGGGGACCGCCCGCCGCACGGGTCGGGCCACCGGCCGGCGGGGAGCGCCCCCTGCGCCGGCCGGCCCCGCGCCCCTCACCTGCGGAAGCTGATGAATCGGCTGCTCCCGGCAGCGACGTGCGGGGGGTCACTTCTCCGGCAGTCGGGCCAGATCCGACACCGGGCCGAGGTGGCCGAGCTTGTCGGGGTTGGCGATCGAGTGGATCGCGTGGACCGAGCCGGCCGTCAGCTGGAGTTCCACCACGCTGACCACGCGGCCTTCGGCGTCGTGGATCACCGCGCCCGGGCGGCCGTTGATCCGGGCCGGAC contains:
- a CDS encoding 2Fe-2S iron-sulfur cluster-binding protein, translated to MTTVPLAPPRRLLEFTLDDTPVRVPEGATILDACRAAGKDVPTLCHGDTLTPKNACRVCVVEVEGARTLAPACSRLAEPGMVVRTDTERTRHSRKVVLELLASSVDLSTTPRAAEWIKGYGAEPDRFGPEARRLGEEPRVDNDLYVRDYDKCILCYKCVDACGDQWQNSFAISVTGRGFDARIAVEHDGPLTESACVYCGNCIEVCPTGALSFKREFDMRADGSWDEEAQTETTTVCAYCGVGCNLTLHVQDNEIVKVTSPHDNPVTHGNLCIKGRFGFQHVQNRV
- the fdhD gene encoding formate dehydrogenase accessory sulfurtransferase FdhD, whose amino-acid sequence is MGRVTERRRVLRIRGEAVNERPDTLVAEEPLEIRLNGKPLAITMRTPGDDFALAAGFLVSEGVLGAASDVRNIVYCAGAKDDGTNTYNVVDVQLAPGVPVPDITLERNVYTTSSCGLCGKASLDAVRTTARFPIADTPPVRLTPELLARLPDRLRAAQRVFDRTGGLHAAALFSEDGELLDVREDVGRHNAVDKLVGRALTDGRLPLDRAVLLVSGRASFELAQKAVMAGIPVLAAVSAPSSLAVDLAVETGLTLVGFLRGPDMNVYAGEHRIVLGAAASHG